In Nostoc sp. CENA543, a single genomic region encodes these proteins:
- a CDS encoding Coq4 family protein, producing MMQPLADTSNPTPNLQKFLDLIDRVTAATGKDVPAIVNIEQLRSLPPGTFGRSWADFLDTHQIPPFTTGPRRKQLHDGVHVLTGYGTDPINEAELQAFLLGAKLQLANMLLGLGLLRVIHRNLNYLQQFSWDRLWRAYQRGCQSQFDPDTWQPELLWHLPLAEVQKIFVITPN from the coding sequence ATGATGCAACCTCTTGCTGATACTTCTAATCCTACGCCTAATCTACAGAAATTTTTAGATTTAATTGATCGCGTCACCGCAGCCACAGGAAAAGATGTCCCAGCAATTGTGAATATAGAACAATTGCGATCGCTTCCTCCAGGTACTTTTGGCAGAAGTTGGGCTGATTTTCTCGACACTCATCAAATCCCACCCTTCACCACTGGCCCCCGACGCAAACAACTTCATGACGGCGTTCATGTCCTCACAGGCTACGGTACAGACCCCATTAATGAAGCAGAATTACAAGCATTTCTGTTGGGAGCTAAATTACAACTAGCCAATATGTTGTTAGGACTAGGACTATTACGTGTCATTCACCGCAATCTCAACTATCTTCAACAATTTAGCTGGGATAGACTATGGCGAGCTTATCAACGTGGTTGTCAGTCTCAATTTGACCCCGATACCTGGCAACCCGAACTGCTTTGGCATTTACCTTTAGCTGAAGTCCAAAAAATATTTGTCATAACTCCCAATTAA
- a CDS encoding peroxiredoxin: MISRRNLLNIFLVCCFTVISWLNFAPVTHALGGKLPAINQPAPEFTLPTNTGDGQLGLADLRGKWVVLYFYPKDFTSGCTIEARRFQQDLPKYVAKNVEIVGVSADDIDSHAEFCDSEGLKFPLLADTTGAVSKAYGSWLGYLSMRHSFIIDPQGILRATFVKVNPSVHSAEVLATLEKLQSEAS; this comes from the coding sequence ATGATTTCCCGACGCAATCTTTTGAATATATTTTTGGTTTGCTGTTTTACGGTTATCAGTTGGTTAAATTTCGCGCCTGTTACTCATGCACTAGGGGGGAAACTACCTGCAATTAATCAACCTGCACCGGAGTTTACTTTGCCGACTAATACAGGAGATGGCCAATTAGGGTTAGCTGATTTGCGTGGTAAGTGGGTAGTTCTGTATTTTTATCCCAAAGATTTTACATCTGGTTGCACGATTGAAGCCCGTCGTTTTCAGCAGGATTTACCTAAATATGTGGCGAAAAATGTCGAAATAGTCGGTGTTAGTGCTGATGATATCGATTCCCATGCCGAGTTTTGTGATTCTGAGGGGCTAAAATTTCCGCTTTTAGCTGACACTACCGGTGCTGTGAGTAAAGCTTATGGTTCTTGGCTGGGTTATTTATCTATGCGTCACAGTTTTATCATTGACCCACAAGGCATCCTCCGGGCTACTTTTGTTAAGGTTAATCCTTCTGTTCACAGTGCAGAAGTCCTGGCGACACTGGAAAAGCTGCAATCGGAAGCCTCTTAG
- a CDS encoding glycosyltransferase family 4 protein, protein MRILMLSSTFPYPPSRGGTEIRTFNLLKYLQQNHDVTLVTQYNKSVSDVEVEELRKYVNELLIFPLPPDPQSQNPVAGLLAKTGRFLESVTKATPPNVLHRYSPEIQAFVDNCVREQKYDVITCEHSVNEIYIRPEFRHQVNTVIDVHSSVYGWIRDHLEMGAAANALRDRLYLTLVLKRYEQRYCSKFSNIVVTTEDDRQEFLKLRPDIDIQVIPNGVDLDLFPYRHQDPGGHSLIFVGAMDASHNIDAARFFAFAVFPELQNRYPDATFSIVGARPTPEVLSLEKIPGVKVLGRVPVMADYLHKSTVCVVPLRTGFGIKNKTLEAMAAGVPTVASDRGLEGLNVDGDGVPLAALRANHPAEYVDAISELFDHPSLRAELSHNGRQLVEKQFTWEIAGQRYEQVCLGSHKNQSQ, encoded by the coding sequence ATGCGTATTCTCATGCTTTCATCGACTTTTCCTTATCCACCAAGTCGGGGTGGTACGGAAATTAGAACTTTTAATTTACTGAAATACCTCCAGCAAAATCATGATGTGACATTGGTAACTCAGTACAATAAAAGTGTGTCTGATGTGGAAGTAGAAGAGTTACGCAAGTATGTTAATGAATTATTGATTTTCCCCTTACCACCAGATCCCCAATCTCAAAATCCTGTGGCTGGGTTGTTGGCGAAAACGGGACGCTTCCTAGAATCAGTCACTAAGGCGACACCACCGAATGTTCTCCATCGCTATTCGCCGGAAATTCAGGCGTTTGTTGATAATTGTGTGCGTGAACAAAAATATGATGTGATTACCTGTGAACACAGTGTCAATGAAATTTATATCCGTCCCGAATTTCGCCATCAAGTGAATACGGTGATTGATGTGCATAGTTCAGTGTACGGCTGGATACGGGATCATTTAGAAATGGGTGCAGCTGCTAATGCTTTGCGCGATCGCCTCTATCTTACCTTGGTTTTGAAGCGTTACGAGCAGCGATACTGTAGTAAATTTTCTAATATCGTCGTCACCACGGAAGATGACCGCCAAGAATTCCTCAAACTGCGTCCTGACATTGACATTCAAGTGATTCCCAACGGTGTAGATTTAGACTTATTTCCCTATCGTCACCAAGACCCAGGGGGACACAGTTTAATCTTTGTCGGCGCGATGGATGCTTCCCACAACATCGACGCAGCTAGATTTTTTGCCTTCGCTGTCTTCCCAGAACTGCAAAACCGTTATCCTGATGCAACCTTTAGTATTGTAGGTGCTAGACCTACACCAGAGGTTTTAAGTCTAGAAAAAATTCCTGGTGTCAAAGTCTTGGGACGCGTCCCTGTGATGGCAGATTATCTACATAAATCTACTGTGTGTGTTGTGCCATTACGCACAGGTTTCGGCATCAAAAATAAAACTCTGGAAGCTATGGCCGCGGGTGTACCCACAGTAGCAAGCGATCGCGGTTTAGAAGGACTAAATGTAGATGGTGATGGTGTACCATTAGCTGCATTGAGAGCCAATCACCCCGCAGAATACGTTGACGCGATTAGTGAATTATTCGATCATCCATCACTGAGAGCAGAACTATCTCATAACGGGAGACAATTAGTCGAAAAACAATTTACCTGGGAAATCGCCGGACAACGTTATGAGCAAGTTTGTTTAGGTAGTCACAAAAATCAGTCCCAATGA
- the psb34 gene encoding photosystem II assembly protein Psb34 — MYTTINESGQLNNYPTEPEMYYAAYPNQEQQSRYALQGAIATLFVTAIILIGCGVS; from the coding sequence ATGTACACCACCATTAACGAAAGCGGTCAACTCAATAACTACCCCACCGAACCTGAAATGTACTACGCTGCTTACCCCAATCAGGAACAGCAAAGCCGCTATGCACTTCAAGGTGCGATCGCGACTTTATTTGTGACTGCAATTATCTTGATCGGTTGTGGTGTCAGCTAA
- a CDS encoding transcription factor RcaD translates to MDTNELKFLLKLLGFSNYRAGLSANAFSSFKGKDKICRALGDRELVDYSREIATVKILSPGQALLKLPPGQLPITDKERKVLEKISSAGKIAPSKITSVKAAERDAIFKTLSERGLIETELQRKKNGAEVWLTERGVEFLRDDYTPNKSSNPVISQELLGNYLRFLRKTLRVKPETESILSIPTVESSVETIINITDEEILQTIEKLDKELGTQNYLPIFHLRQKLQPPLSRDELDQALYRLQKNDLIELSTLLDPTPYTTEQLNSGIPQNIGGSLFFLSVN, encoded by the coding sequence ATGGACACAAATGAATTAAAGTTCCTCTTAAAGCTATTGGGATTTTCCAACTATCGTGCTGGACTGAGTGCAAATGCCTTTAGTAGTTTTAAAGGGAAGGATAAAATTTGTCGAGCATTGGGCGATCGCGAACTGGTAGACTATTCCCGTGAGATTGCCACAGTTAAAATTTTATCTCCTGGTCAAGCCTTGCTGAAACTCCCACCAGGACAGTTACCCATCACCGACAAAGAACGGAAGGTGCTGGAGAAAATCAGTAGTGCTGGTAAAATCGCACCCAGCAAAATTACCTCAGTCAAAGCTGCTGAACGAGACGCGATATTCAAAACCCTCAGTGAACGGGGATTGATTGAAACTGAATTACAACGTAAAAAAAATGGGGCTGAGGTGTGGCTAACTGAAAGAGGAGTTGAATTTTTACGGGATGACTACACACCAAACAAAAGTTCTAATCCTGTTATCAGTCAAGAACTGCTGGGAAACTATCTCCGATTTTTACGCAAGACTTTGCGCGTTAAGCCAGAAACAGAATCTATTTTGTCTATTCCCACTGTTGAGTCATCAGTTGAAACGATTATCAATATCACTGATGAAGAAATTTTACAAACTATTGAGAAATTAGACAAAGAATTGGGTACACAAAATTATTTACCCATCTTTCATCTACGGCAAAAATTACAACCACCACTCTCACGCGATGAATTAGATCAAGCTTTGTATCGGTTGCAAAAGAATGATCTAATTGAACTGAGTACATTGTTAGATCCTACACCATATACAACAGAACAGTTAAATAGTGGTATTCCACAGAATATAGGTGGTTCGTTGTTTTTTCTCAGTGTTAATTAA
- the sipA gene encoding regulatory protein SipA, whose product MSEEFIIGSKVRVIALPPYVKTADPMPMLRPPDVIHIGEEGIVLDRRPGGYWGIRFAKGAFLLDSQYIESIDKPPASNEAES is encoded by the coding sequence ATGTCTGAAGAATTTATCATTGGTAGTAAAGTCCGAGTCATAGCATTACCCCCCTATGTCAAAACCGCCGACCCCATGCCTATGCTACGTCCCCCTGATGTCATTCATATAGGTGAAGAGGGTATAGTTCTTGACCGTCGCCCCGGCGGCTATTGGGGTATTCGCTTTGCTAAGGGAGCTTTTCTTTTAGATAGTCAATACATTGAAAGTATAGACAAGCCGCCAGCCAGCAATGAGGCTGAAAGTTGA
- a CDS encoding electron transporter gives MFAPLVVLIRNLMGKVQFNQLRGKAIALHSQAITNFCNRIGVESKERQKLIRLAKDNGKKLGLLA, from the coding sequence ATGTTTGCACCTTTAGTAGTTTTAATCCGTAACCTGATGGGCAAAGTACAATTTAATCAATTGCGTGGTAAAGCGATCGCTTTACATTCGCAAGCGATCACTAATTTCTGTAATCGAATTGGTGTAGAATCCAAGGAAAGACAAAAGTTGATTCGTCTTGCCAAAGATAATGGCAAAAAGCTGGGTTTATTAGCTTAA
- a CDS encoding glycosyltransferase family A protein, protein MNNQPLLSIITPTLGKFSDYWLENLLKIEGSVQFVLVYPPNVKIKAIDDPRVTAIVSPYKGEMPQRFVGLLNAQGKYILALDDDDYVHPQVCSAVEKYFHRFPESWVLRLQKLNIDMKDEVRIKQAWEEIPDVDQLEICKKTPENPYPYNQGNFQGLLEVPIAPLDKNFDWRYLFWPFINRTDNNGYHFENFNNIVWRNDIIQQALPELSQATKVLGAVTWIPSSGFDRLSGLFVQANLFEKDAIIGHWMPKPEQIRYIDKDPALKPPRFHVISDVLLVKHFPKYGYLWNLVFSKLYGVPRTVGKVMKLKLGKTPQK, encoded by the coding sequence ATGAATAATCAACCTTTACTCTCGATAATTACGCCAACCTTGGGAAAATTTTCTGATTATTGGTTAGAAAATCTGCTGAAAATAGAAGGTTCTGTGCAGTTTGTTTTAGTTTATCCGCCAAACGTAAAAATTAAAGCAATTGATGATCCTAGAGTCACAGCTATAGTTAGTCCCTATAAAGGAGAAATGCCACAGAGATTTGTGGGCTTACTCAATGCTCAAGGTAAATATATTTTAGCCTTAGATGATGATGATTATGTACATCCACAAGTTTGTTCAGCAGTCGAGAAATACTTTCACCGATTTCCTGAAAGTTGGGTTTTGAGATTACAAAAACTCAATATTGATATGAAGGACGAAGTGAGGATTAAACAAGCTTGGGAAGAAATTCCTGATGTTGACCAATTAGAAATTTGCAAAAAAACACCGGAAAACCCCTATCCTTATAATCAAGGTAACTTTCAAGGTTTATTAGAAGTTCCCATTGCACCTTTAGATAAAAACTTTGATTGGCGTTATTTATTCTGGCCTTTTATTAATAGAACTGATAATAATGGCTATCACTTTGAGAACTTTAATAATATTGTGTGGCGTAACGATATAATTCAGCAAGCATTACCAGAACTTTCCCAAGCCACCAAGGTTTTAGGTGCAGTAACCTGGATACCATCAAGCGGATTTGATAGATTATCTGGTTTATTTGTGCAAGCAAATTTATTTGAAAAAGATGCGATTATCGGTCACTGGATGCCAAAGCCAGAACAAATTAGATATATAGATAAAGACCCTGCTTTAAAGCCACCGAGATTTCATGTAATTTCTGATGTGTTGCTAGTGAAGCATTTCCCGAAATACGGTTATTTATGGAATTTGGTATTTAGTAAGCTTTATGGTGTTCCGAGAACAGTAGGAAAAGTAATGAAGTTGAAGTTAGGGAAGACACCACAGAAGTAA
- a CDS encoding ATP-binding protein: protein MTSINEIIKREINPFDLVNLKSGNFWSEKQGFESVVESIHQEAISEIEALLDLVEKDHRTRTVLLTGDSGSGKSYLLARLKFKLNSRAFFAYVSPWPDNDYIWRHILRYTVDSLIQIPEGQQDSQLILWLKSLSAFTKQSLKKRIFNHNLWELLLSDRQNFIKELKKTYKQVGIYNPDIFFGILHDLTDPELYPLACEWLRGDDLSEDSMAELKVKHCIDSEDAAKNILANFGKISTDTQPIVLCFDQVESQANWESNPQPIFNINTTVHNDNLRNFLIIISIVQSEWRQKSSRILQSDKARVDKQVILKPINLNQAESLWMYRLNFLHQRANTKPDSLLFPLDKELLEKNFPGGKTLPRNTLILGRHEYQRYKLSLLDSDETVPTKPPVTVPSLRPEVIDPKKVNIHLVKKHDGTLIIPPPPPPPDNLEQVQAEFQLLWQKEYKKNQEKYSKISLLSSPDLIVMLQQALIALQIQEIKLKLLRGNYASYSLSYQESGKKERVGVVWTEDASMTSFFHVMNACQRVIQQNLCHTLYLIRLAGVGTSRLAGNQIYQQIFTHTNHYHIRPNLTSVHYLVTYQNLVNSALSQELVLTSQRRAISLQELQSLIRQSKILHKCTLFQELGIIPKEQTKPDNGNDTSKNLNPVKDFLLNLVKTQSFMGVPTLIKNAVDQFPSVKENDVQLLIDMLCQEKRVEIINPKAKFQDKLICLIAK from the coding sequence ATGACATCAATTAACGAAATTATCAAACGCGAGATTAACCCTTTTGACCTTGTAAATTTAAAGTCAGGTAATTTTTGGAGTGAAAAACAAGGTTTTGAGTCTGTAGTTGAGTCAATTCATCAAGAAGCAATCAGTGAAATCGAAGCATTATTAGACTTGGTGGAGAAAGATCACCGTACCCGTACTGTTTTGCTTACAGGTGATTCTGGCTCTGGTAAAAGTTACCTACTAGCTAGACTAAAATTTAAGTTGAATTCTAGAGCTTTTTTTGCTTATGTAAGTCCTTGGCCTGACAACGATTATATTTGGCGGCACATTTTACGTTATACAGTTGATAGTTTAATCCAAATACCAGAAGGACAACAAGATTCTCAATTGATATTGTGGCTTAAAAGTTTATCTGCTTTTACTAAGCAAAGTCTCAAGAAGCGCATTTTTAATCATAATTTGTGGGAATTATTACTCAGTGATCGCCAAAACTTTATTAAGGAACTCAAGAAAACATATAAACAAGTAGGTATCTATAACCCTGACATATTTTTTGGCATACTGCATGACCTAACTGATCCTGAATTATATCCTTTGGCTTGCGAATGGTTGCGCGGCGACGACTTAAGTGAAGATTCAATGGCTGAATTAAAAGTTAAACACTGTATTGATAGTGAAGATGCAGCCAAAAATATTTTAGCTAACTTTGGTAAAATCTCTACTGACACTCAACCAATAGTTTTATGCTTTGATCAAGTTGAAAGCCAAGCAAATTGGGAGTCAAATCCTCAACCTATTTTTAATATTAATACTACAGTACACAATGATAATCTCAGGAATTTTCTCATTATCATAAGTATAGTTCAATCAGAATGGAGACAAAAAAGCAGCCGAATTTTACAATCAGATAAAGCTAGGGTAGATAAGCAGGTAATACTAAAACCTATTAATTTAAATCAGGCAGAATCACTTTGGATGTATCGTCTAAACTTTCTGCATCAAAGAGCAAATACCAAGCCTGATTCGCTTCTTTTTCCTTTAGATAAGGAATTATTGGAGAAAAATTTTCCAGGTGGTAAAACTCTACCAAGAAACACCTTAATTTTAGGTAGACATGAGTATCAAAGATATAAACTTTCTTTATTAGATAGTGACGAAACAGTTCCAACAAAACCTCCTGTTACTGTTCCATCCTTAAGACCAGAAGTAATAGATCCAAAAAAAGTTAATATACATCTAGTTAAAAAGCATGATGGTACGCTAATTATCCCTCCGCCTCCTCCACCTCCAGATAATCTTGAGCAAGTTCAGGCAGAGTTTCAACTACTATGGCAAAAAGAATATAAGAAAAATCAGGAGAAATATAGCAAGATTTCATTGTTATCATCACCTGATTTAATTGTAATGTTGCAACAAGCATTGATAGCCTTACAAATTCAGGAAATTAAGCTGAAACTATTAAGAGGTAACTATGCTAGTTATTCTTTGAGTTATCAAGAATCTGGTAAGAAAGAAAGAGTAGGTGTAGTATGGACTGAAGACGCAAGTATGACAAGCTTTTTTCATGTCATGAATGCTTGCCAGAGAGTTATTCAACAAAATTTATGTCACACCCTATATTTAATTAGACTCGCAGGAGTAGGAACATCAAGACTAGCTGGAAATCAGATATATCAGCAAATTTTTACCCACACTAACCATTATCACATAAGACCCAATCTTACTTCGGTTCACTATTTAGTAACATATCAAAATTTGGTCAACTCTGCGCTATCTCAAGAATTGGTACTGACAAGTCAACGTAGAGCAATTAGCTTACAAGAATTACAATCTTTAATTAGGCAGTCGAAAATTTTACACAAGTGTACTTTATTTCAGGAATTAGGAATTATTCCGAAAGAACAAACTAAGCCAGACAATGGTAATGATACAAGCAAGAATTTAAACCCAGTCAAAGATTTCTTATTGAATCTGGTGAAAACGCAAAGCTTTATGGGTGTACCTACTTTAATTAAAAATGCCGTTGATCAGTTTCCTAGTGTCAAAGAAAATGATGTTCAGCTACTAATTGATATGCTATGCCAAGAGAAGAGAGTAGAGATTATTAACCCAAAAGCTAAGTTTCAAGATAAATTAATCTGTCTGATTGCAAAATAG
- a CDS encoding DNA translocase FtsK, whose protein sequence is MHYLKEATEITDVISQLATAKTLWLDTEIAHCYTSNPQLSLIQVLAEPTDRTGASAYILDVLNKHDLVEHFINQIMVKPNIQKVFHNAGFDLKYLGKKLANNITCTYELARKITHKRLQTTNLKLKTLAAELCHFVDVDGTEQASDWGKRPLSQKQLKYAAMDTVYLAAVHRRLLEISNPGAVSQIFIINNFSKQLTEDMENPSLSVTKVRIAFECPRLFYLNHKFSDKAIFLPPDTAIGIGNPFHQLADKFIKLALIEPQFTDLFKPAASQLNTESITSAVQQLFYQLEFFPYLQQAIQKDSEQGKTLLQVWNGLQGLIRRFVELLVINRRYCNTDKLISNTFLSTGRNIENYFTLPNATKQLVRGEFDCLVFNFEINRLCVVEFKTYKPVDPAAQLAQVSLYSYMLHHHKKVPVDSAVYCVLPEFKEYRYSWEQLENTVNQLIPHKLLQMQQWLTWESPHPNPPPRTTQPHLCEICPQKQKCGTFFGDAIFDPPQPPLKTGEKESVDTKIAEPTTNADDMGQALVNTLQSFNVAVEYLGAAVGPAFIRVKLKPNLGVRVNTLLRCSNDLQVQLGLTDKPLIAPQAGYVSIDLPRSDRQVANFTDYIQKQNLSSTAPMKIAIGVSLEGKLLEADLSDPNSCHFLIGGTTGSGKSEFLRSLLLSLLYRHTPQNLKVALVDPKRVTFPEFERMAWLHSPVVKDSDRATELMEELVLEMESRYQQFEKAGCADLTTYNQRSHQPLPRTVCIFDEYADFMAEKEIRKTLEQSIKRLGAMARAAGIHLIIATQRPEAGIVTPIIRSNLPGRVALRTASEGDSKIVLGGTETSAAYLLGKGDLLYQIGPQLHRLQSLFAQQIQI, encoded by the coding sequence ATGCACTACCTGAAAGAAGCGACGGAAATAACAGATGTCATATCCCAATTAGCAACAGCTAAAACACTGTGGCTAGACACAGAAATTGCTCATTGTTATACATCTAATCCTCAACTATCGCTGATTCAGGTATTAGCTGAACCTACAGATAGAACAGGCGCATCAGCCTATATCCTAGATGTGTTGAATAAACATGATTTGGTGGAACATTTTATTAACCAAATCATGGTGAAACCTAACATCCAAAAAGTGTTTCACAATGCTGGTTTTGATTTAAAGTATTTAGGAAAAAAGCTGGCTAATAATATAACCTGTACTTACGAATTAGCTAGAAAAATTACACATAAACGCCTGCAAACAACCAACTTAAAATTAAAAACGTTAGCCGCAGAACTCTGTCATTTTGTAGATGTAGATGGAACAGAACAAGCTAGTGATTGGGGAAAACGTCCCCTCAGCCAAAAGCAGCTAAAATATGCAGCAATGGATACGGTTTATTTAGCGGCTGTTCATCGTCGCCTGTTGGAAATATCTAACCCTGGTGCTGTCAGTCAAATTTTTATAATTAATAACTTCTCAAAGCAGTTAACAGAAGATATGGAAAACCCATCTTTAAGCGTGACTAAAGTCCGCATTGCTTTTGAATGTCCTCGGCTGTTTTATTTAAATCATAAGTTTAGTGATAAAGCTATATTTCTACCACCAGATACAGCAATTGGTATTGGCAACCCTTTTCATCAATTAGCAGATAAATTTATTAAATTAGCGTTGATTGAGCCGCAATTTACAGATTTATTTAAACCAGCCGCATCACAGCTAAATACAGAATCAATTACTAGTGCAGTTCAACAACTGTTCTATCAGCTAGAGTTTTTTCCCTATCTACAACAAGCTATACAAAAAGATAGTGAACAGGGTAAGACACTTTTACAGGTATGGAATGGATTACAAGGATTGATTAGACGCTTTGTTGAGTTATTAGTGATTAATAGACGCTATTGTAATACAGATAAATTGATTAGTAACACTTTTCTGTCTACAGGACGTAACATTGAAAATTATTTCACTTTACCCAATGCTACGAAGCAATTAGTTAGAGGTGAATTTGATTGTTTAGTCTTTAATTTTGAAATAAATCGTCTATGTGTAGTGGAATTTAAAACTTATAAACCGGTAGATCCTGCTGCACAATTAGCTCAGGTTTCACTTTATAGTTATATGCTGCATCATCACAAAAAAGTCCCTGTTGATTCAGCAGTTTATTGTGTATTACCTGAATTTAAAGAATATCGTTATTCTTGGGAACAGCTAGAAAATACGGTAAATCAGCTAATTCCCCACAAATTGCTACAAATGCAGCAATGGTTAACTTGGGAATCACCCCATCCTAACCCACCACCACGCACAACTCAGCCCCATCTGTGTGAAATTTGTCCCCAAAAGCAAAAGTGCGGGACTTTTTTTGGTGATGCGATATTTGATCCCCCCCAACCCCCCTTAAAAACGGGGGAGAAAGAATCTGTTGATACCAAAATTGCGGAACCAACAACCAATGCTGATGACATGGGACAGGCTTTGGTAAATACCCTGCAATCTTTTAATGTTGCTGTGGAATATTTAGGTGCGGCTGTGGGGCCTGCTTTTATTAGGGTAAAATTGAAACCCAATTTGGGTGTCAGAGTGAATACATTGCTCAGATGTTCCAATGATTTACAGGTGCAATTAGGATTAACAGATAAACCATTAATTGCGCCACAGGCTGGGTATGTCAGTATTGATTTACCACGTTCAGATAGACAGGTTGCTAATTTTACAGATTATATTCAAAAACAAAATTTAAGTTCGACTGCACCAATGAAAATTGCTATTGGTGTAAGTCTAGAGGGAAAATTGCTAGAGGCTGATTTATCTGATCCTAATTCCTGTCACTTCTTAATAGGGGGGACGACTGGTAGCGGTAAGAGTGAGTTTTTGCGATCGCTCCTCCTCAGTTTACTATATCGTCATACCCCGCAAAATCTCAAAGTTGCTCTAGTTGACCCCAAACGCGTCACCTTTCCAGAGTTTGAGCGCATGGCTTGGTTACATTCGCCAGTTGTGAAAGATAGCGATCGCGCTACCGAACTTATGGAAGAATTAGTTTTAGAAATGGAATCTCGTTATCAGCAGTTTGAAAAAGCTGGCTGTGCTGATTTAACTACCTATAATCAGCGTTCTCATCAACCCTTACCGCGTACAGTTTGCATTTTTGATGAATACGCCGATTTCATGGCGGAAAAAGAAATCCGTAAAACTTTAGAACAAAGTATTAAACGTTTAGGCGCAATGGCGAGGGCGGCGGGAATTCATCTCATCATCGCCACCCAACGTCCTGAAGCTGGTATTGTCACCCCCATTATCCGTTCCAATTTACCTGGAAGAGTCGCTTTAAGAACCGCTAGTGAAGGCGACTCAAAAATTGTCTTGGGAGGTACAGAAACATCCGCCGCTTATCTATTAGGAAAAGGTGACTTACTCTACCAAATCGGCCCTCAATTACATCGTTTACAAAGTTTATTTGCTCAACAGATTCAGATATAA